A part of Arachis hypogaea cultivar Tifrunner chromosome 12, arahy.Tifrunner.gnm2.J5K5, whole genome shotgun sequence genomic DNA contains:
- the LOC112730072 gene encoding probable NAD(P)H dehydrogenase (quinone) FQR1-like 1, producing MTVYHGVVQGGSLRSNGSPFHHTRIDKWSNFLKASFAQAPANEGMNVRKHGTCETLPEEVLGKMGAPPKSDVPIITPNELPEVAGLLLGFPTRFGLMAAQFKAFLDATGGLWCTQALAGKPAGIFYSTDSQGGRQETTP from the exons ATGACGGTGTATCACGGTGTAGTGCAGGGAGGTAGTCTGAGATCAAACGGCTCTCCTTTTCATCACACTCGTATC GACAAGTGGAGCAATTTCCTCAAGGCTAGCTTTGCTCAGGCACCTGCAAATGAAGGG ATGAACGTGCGGAAGCATG GTACCTGTGAAACACTGCCTGAAGAGGTACTTGGGAAGATGGGAGCACCTCCAAAGAGTGATGTGCCGATTATTACACCCAATGAGCTACCTGAGGTTGCTGGTTTATTGCTTGGATTTCCAACGAGATTTGGACTCATGGCTGCTCAGTTTAAGGCATTCTTGGATGCAACTGGAGGCCTATGGTGTACACAGGCACTAGCAGGAAAGCCTGCTGGAATTTTTTACAGCACCGATTCTCAAGGAGGCAGACAGGAAACCACCCCGTGA